A segment of the Leptolyngbya sp. NIES-3755 genome:
AAGAACGCCTCGAATCGGTTGTTTAAAGCCTCCCCAAACTGTCACCGCGATCGCGCCTGTGACTCCACCCATTCCTGCTGCTGTGCCAATCTGACCTAATACGGCTGCACTGCCATTGGTTCTTGCCAAAATCATTGGAGCATACAGCACCTCACCTAAGTCATGCACAAAGCAAAATGGAAGCACTAAAACGAGTAAGTTGCGTAAAGCAGCATGAGTCAGCAGGAACCGAAAGCCAAACATCAGATCTCGTCGGAAGTTGAATCGGCTAAATTGCTCTGGTTTGACAGGTTGGGGAATTGCGCGAGGCAGAAGGGTCACGATCGCAACTAAAAACGTTAGACTATCAATTCCTAAAATACCGCTCACTCCGATCATCGGATAAAGACTCGCCGCGATCGCAGGTGCAACAATCAGTGAACCATAGTGCAATGCTGATCCCAGACTACTGGCACGAGTATAATGCTGCTCAGGAATTAGCAAACTGATTGAAGCCGAGTAAGAAAGTTCTTGCAGTTGGCTGAAGATGCTTGCGATCGCAGTCGCCAAATACAAATGCCAAATTTGCAGATTGTGAGTTAGGTATAACAGCAGTAGCACTAAGCTAGAAAGTGCTGTAATCGTATCTCCCAGTAACATAAGATATTTACGGTTAAAGCGATCGACGATCGCACCAGAAACCAAGTTGATCAGGATTCGGGGCACTTGGAAAAAGAAGCCGATTAGAGCGAGAGGCGTTGCGGAACCCGTTGTTTCCCACGTCCACAGTTCGAGAGCAAATCCGGTCATGTAAGTGCCGATCGTCGAAACAAGCTGACCAAACCAGAGGATAATAAAAGTACGCATTCCAATCGGATTAACTCACATTTCTAAGAATCAAGTAGATACTTAACTAAATCATCAAGGATCGCGTTAGCAGAAAGAATATTACCAAAAATCCAATACCCCGAACTAACGGTGTAAACCTGATGCTGTTTTACTGCTTTGAGCGTTTGCCATAAAGGGCTATCAGTGTATTGCTGAAAGCTCTTTTCGGCTCCTGGATCGAGTGCGACGAATATTACATTGGCATTGAGCCAATCAATGTTCTCTAGGCTAACCATGACATATCCCCAATCTGAGTGGGGAAGTTGCTGCTGCTGGCGCTGAAATTCCGGAATCGATAATATTTTAAGCTCCTCTAAAACATTTATTTGAAAGGATCGATCGTTGAGAAACTGTGTGAATTGGACATTCGTGTAGAATCGCATCACACAGACCTTTAAGTTTCCAGTCTTTTGAGCAAATCTTAATCGTAGGGTGTCAATCCGCTGCTGATAAGCTACGAGTAATTTTTTGGCTTCCTGACTACGATCGAGATTTTTTGCAACTTGTCTCAGGATATCCTTCCAACCCGTCTGTGAGTATTGAATTGGTAGTGTTGGTGCAATTTGAGAAAGAACGGAATAGATTTGAGGTGTGAGATACAACCCCATAATCAAATCAGGCTTTAACTGAACTATTTTTTCTAGATTCGGTTGACCTTCTTTGCCTAAATCTGCAATAGTTCTGATCCTGTCTCGTAGGATAGGTAGTTTGCTTCCGACAAGATTTGGAGTTGTAGTAGCAATTGGATTGATTCCCAATGCTAATAAAATCTCTAAACTTTCTTGATCCATGACGATCGCACGTTTCGGGCGGCGTGGAATACAGCTTTCTCCAAACTCATGTTGAGCAATCTGGCAATCAGAGGATGTATTCTTCGATGGATAATTTTGAGACGTTTGGTTGATCATGCCATAGCAACTTTGAAGCAAGGCAATTAATAGTAGAAGTATTATCAATCGCTGAATGTGCTTTCGATAAAGCCGATAAACTATAGTCATGTCACTGTTAGCCTCCTAAAACGTCCAAGAAATTGAACCTCTCACAACAAAAGGAGAACCATAAAAAACACGCAAAGGACTTTCTGCCGATTCAAAATAGCGAACATCAAACAAGTTTTCAATGTTTAAGCCGATGCGATAGTTCTCTCGACGGTAAAACAAAGAAACATCAGTACGGGTATAGCCAGGAACTTGAAAGGAGTTGTCTAAGTCGCCCTGTCGTTCACCTACATAAAAGAGTCCAAGCCCAAAACCTAGACCTCTTAGAGAACCTGTTTGAACTTCATAGCTTGTCCATAAACTTGCAGCGTGTTCTGGCACATTATTGATACGATTACCAACAGTAAAGGTATTATCAGCGGTAATCTGAGCATCAGTGTAAGCATATCCAACCGCGATTTTCCATCCCGGTGAAAGCTCCCCAACAATATCTAATTCAATCCCGCGACTTCTTTGCTCGCCGGTTTGAATTGAAAAGTTCGGATTGATCGGATCAGTAGTCAAGACATTAGAGCGAGTAATTTCGTAGAAAGCCAGAGTGGTTGATAATCTACGATTAAGCCAGTCTGCTTTGACCCCGACTTCATATTGAGTTCCTCGCTCTGGCTGAAACAGGGTATTATCAAACGCAGTACCAACACTTTGTAAGAAGGAGCGACTATAGTTGGCATACAATGAAACGGAGTCAGTAGGTTGATAGACTAAGCCAACTCGCGGACTGAATGCTTCATCCTGTTGGAAAGACTCAGAAATATCACCAGAGTTCAGCTTTTGGCTTATGATGTCAAATCTTCCCCCAACCAGCAATTTCAGATTCGGCAAAAGCTCAATCTGATCTTGAAGATAGATACCAAGCGAATTTTTAGATATGAATTCTTTAGGAAATTCTGCAATGAATCGTCTCTGGGCACGACCATACACAGGATTGAATAAATCGATTGGGCTTAATTCAAACTGCCGATTTAGCCCTGAATAGACATCTCGACTGAGATCAAAGCCAAATAGTAATTTGTGAGTAATGCTGCCAGTTCTCAACGTACCAACGATATTAGTGTCTAGGATATAAGTGTCCTGAGACTGATCGCTCGTAGTGAATAATCCTCGCTCTAATGTACGATCGTCATCGAGTAGAGCCGATCCAAACAAAGAATTTTGAGGAGTTCGTAGAAATGTAGCTCGAAAGGCGTTCTGTAACGTCCAATCAGAACTCAATTGGTGGTCAAGTGTATAGCCAACGCGCAAAGAATAGCGATTATTCTTATCTAGTGCATCATCGGGTTCGCCAATGAATCGATTTCGAGGAAGTCGTCCATTGATATTTGGAAGGACAGTTCCTCTAGCTGGCAATCCTCGATCGTTTGGTTGTTCAGAAATTGTATATTCTCCCTCTAGTGTAAGCTTTGTGGAAGGGCTAATCTGCCAAGTGAGAACAGGAGCGATTAGATAGTTCCGACGATCAAAGAAGTCGATAAATGTTCCAGTAGTAGAAGCTCCTGCTGTAAGACGATAAAGCAAAGTTTTAGAGTCATTCAAAGGTCCTGTAAGGTCTAGGGAACCTGTATAGGTATCAAAATTTCCAATTGTTCCTTCAACCGTATATTGAGAAACAGGCAAAGGTTTTTTCGTTACAATGTTTACGGTTCCTCCTGGAGCGCCTTGGCTAAATAAAGCACCTGCTGGACCTTTGAGTACCTCGATACGTTCGATGTTAGGAATAGCAATGCGGTTTGTAACGTTCGTGCCGTCCCGCAAGCCATTACGAAGAACGCCGCCCCCCGAAAACCCCGTCGAAAACCCTCGGATCGTGTAGCTTTCAAAAGCAGATTGTGATGAATCTCCAGCAATTACTCCAGAGACTGTACGAAGGGCTTCATTCACGCTTTGTACCTGACGATCGCGTAGTAGTTCTTGGGGAACAACTTGCACAGAGAAGGGCAAATCCCGAAGCGGTGTATCTGTTCTACTTCCGGTCGTAGAGTTCGGTACGCGATATCCCCGCTGACCTTCTCCCGTCACGACAACCTCTTCATCTGGCTCTTCTTGTTCTGGATTGAGGCTGTAGGCAAAGTTTCCCGCTCTCAAGGTCACTTCTTGTTCAGGTAGAGCATTATTGCCGATGACATTAATCCGAATACGGTTAGCCTCTTGCTGCCTGACCTGAATCACTGCAATATCCTCGGTTGGATTTTCTACTGTGAATGTGGGCGCGTCAGGCAATGTAAGTACAGCGTTAGGAATCTCTGCGATCAGGCTGTTTCCTTCAGTGCGAAATTGAGCCGTATCGATCGACAATGGCTGATTGTTTGCTGTAGTGAGTACGATTTCTAGTCCTGTAGCGGTTCGATCGACAGTCACACCCGTTACTTTGATCGTCTCTGCCTCAATTTGTGCCATCCACTCTTTCACGCTGGTTGCAGGTCGATCAGAACGGTGAACATTGGAGATTTGCGAGTTCTGTAGTTCCGCTGCCCAAGTTATTTGCGCCCAGAATCCGACTGATAAGCCTAATAACCAAAGCCCTAGCTTTCGATCCATCCGTCTATCCTCTACACCTAATTTTGAGAATCTTCTATAACGCTTTGTTGGGAAGCTTTCTCAACTGCTTAGACTGAATCGTATCGTGAACCATGGCTTACTACTTTGCTGAAACGGAATTTTTGTTTGTTGAAACGGAACTTTTTAAGGCTGCATTGCTTTTGGACTGACTCCAAACGTTTTGCGAAATGCAGTACTAAAAGCACAAAGATTTTTGTAGCCGACTTTGTGAGCAACTTCGGTAACACTCCAACGATGCTCTAGCAACAGCGATCGCGCTTGTTCCATGCGACACTGATGTAGATAACTAAAAACGGTCGTGCCAAATACCTGTTTAAATCCACGTTTTAGCGTACAGTCGTTTAGACCCACTTGCCGCGCCAAAGCAAGCAACGATGGGGGATCATCCATCTGACCCACCAGAATGTTCTTAGCTTGATAAATTCGTTCGACCTCTGTAATTTGTGGGGTTGTCGATCGCTGAGTTGGCGAGTTGCTCGAACTCACTTGGTCTAACCTTCTAACTTGGTCGAACCACAATGACAAGACTTCAATCGATTTACTTTCTAGATACATCTGCTTGATTGCACCGTGGTAAGGACAGTTCAACATTTGCTGTAAAGCAAGGTGCATTGCGGGTGTAATCTTGCGAACGGGAGAAAATGGTAGCGCTTCATCGCGTACTAACATGCGCTGCAACTCAGACGGGAGGACATCCGGTTGATCCCCGATCAAGGTTTTTAACCGTTCTGGCTCTAGATGAATATCGACTTGCACGGTAGGTCTATGAGCTAACCCTTTAACTGTGCCACCTGGAGAAACTAACCCAGCAAGCAAATGCTGACTCTGGTTCATTTCTACCCCGTTCTGCAACTGAAATCCTGATGAGAGAATGAACATCCATTCAAGATAAGAGTTTTCTCCGGGCGGGAGACGATTGATCACCAAATCATCTTTGAGTTGATACTGATGAAAGGTGAGATCAATGCCGCTTCGGAGTTCAATGTCACGTTTATAGCCTTCTCCGATCGCGGACGGACAGACAGCAATGCGATCGCTTGCATCCTCTGGATCAGCTTGATGTGCCTGTTGACGGCTGATCTGCCACAGATCCTCACAATCTATGTCGAACAGTACACTTCCCATACTTGAAATTTGCTGCAACGATGACGTGTGTACCCTACCATAAATGAGAATTATTAGCAAATAGATGATGGTAAAATTGCAATTAAAGCGATTCCAATTTCCGCCTCATCCCGCGGCTTCACAGAAAGCAAAAACTCTGATTAAATCAGATCGTGCCCGAAGGACTCACAGTCAAAGATCTCGTGGCTCAAGGACGCTATCCCTACCAGAATTAGCGGCAACAATGGTCTACTCAAGATGAAAAGATAGTTCAGCGTACATTGGAGATTACTGATTTAACTGAACTGAGCGATCGCGCTTTAGATACCCTCTCTGGTGGACAATGCCAACGAGCTTGGATTGCAATGACACTCGCACAAGACACAGAAATTCTACTGATACAGTCTTATCAAATTTTCTTACTTTGGTTTAGTTAATCCTGGCAGTACTAGCGCGATCGACCAAGCTTGTCAAAAACTGAAGCAAACAGTTCTCAAGTAGTAACCCTACTCGATCGCTAACGAGACACGATCGCCGCCTAACTCTTTCAGCGTTCCAAGCACCTGAATCACCTCTTCATAAGTCAATTGCTTATCGGCTTTCAGCACAACCGTTCCTCTAGGATTCTGAGCTAGATAAGTCTGAATGGTCTGGGTCAACTGTTCGCGAGTTGTGGGGCTACCTTGCAACAAGATCTGCTGTTGTTGATTCAAGCCTACAATCAGTGGATCGATCGGTCGTTCTCGATTCACTCCTGATTTTGAACTTGGCAAAGCGACATCCACGGATTGAAAATTCGTCAAGGTCATCGACACAATGATAAAGAATGTGAGAATAGTCATAATCACATCCATCATGGGAACTAGATTGACCTCTGGCATTGATGAGCCGCTCTGCCTTGACTTAGATTTCATCGCTGATACTTCCTCGCTTGTACCAAACTTGCCGATAGATTAGCTCTAGCTCACTGCCAATCTCTGCGAAGTAATCCATCTGTTTTGCTTGCAGCGTAACACACAGTCGGAAAATGGCTAAAGCGACGATCGCAACAATCATTCCTGCTGCTGTCGTGATCAATGCTTCTGCAATTCCCAACGCTGCTTTAGAAGTATCGACGGCACTACCAGCACCTCCAATCCTAAGATTAAAAAACGTGATGATCAGTCCCGTCACGGTTCCCAGCAAGCCCAGCAAAGGAGCCATTGCAATCACCGTTTCGAGTAGCTTATCGCCTTTGTGCATTCTGGCGAATTCTTTGTCACTGGCGGACTCCAATGCTAATCGCAGCGTTTCTGGCTCTGGACGATCGAGCTTTAATGCAGAGTACAAAAAACGCGCGATCGCAACTTCCCGATGAGATTCGGCAATCGATCGCGCTTGATCCAAATCCAATTCAGCCGCTGCTAGAATGCGATGTGCCAAGCGATCTTCACCGCTCAAGACTGTCCACCAGAACCAAGCTCGCTCTAGCGCACAAGCGATCGTCAGCATTGATAAACCTGTCATAGGAATCATTACAGGTCCACCCTTCGCGGCTAAATCAAACAGCGTTGACATTACTTCCAGCCTGCTCGATCCATAATTTTTAGAGCTTCTG
Coding sequences within it:
- a CDS encoding hypothetical protein (similar to AA sequence:cyanobase_aa:LBDG_49890), whose product is MRTFIILWFGQLVSTIGTYMTGFALELWTWETTGSATPLALIGFFFQVPRILINLVSGAIVDRFNRKYLMLLGDTITALSSLVLLLLYLTHNLQIWHLYLATAIASIFSQLQELSYSASISLLIPEQHYTRASSLGSALHYGSLIVAPAIAASLYPMIGVSGILGIDSLTFLVAIVTLLPRAIPQPVKPEQFSRFNFRRDLMFGFRFLLTHAALRNLLVLVLPFCFVHDLGEVLYAPMILARTNGSAAVLGQIGTAAGMGGVTGAIAVTVWGGFKQPIRGVLVSMIGAGLSKMTVGLGRVPQVWLSAQFCSSFNFPLMDSSETAIWMARVSPEAQGRVFAANSFLAQCLSAVAALIAGPLGDRIVEPAMASSTGLVKWIFGSSPGAGFALIYTTCALSMIAIGFYGYFAYVHQSSEHT
- a CDS encoding periplasmic binding protein (similar to AA sequence:cyanobase_aa:Cyan7425_2409); protein product: MTIVYRLYRKHIQRLIILLLLIALLQSCYGMINQTSQNYPSKNTSSDCQIAQHEFGESCIPRRPKRAIVMDQESLEILLALGINPIATTTPNLVGSKLPILRDRIRTIADLGKEGQPNLEKIVQLKPDLIMGLYLTPQIYSVLSQIAPTLPIQYSQTGWKDILRQVAKNLDRSQEAKKLLVAYQQRIDTLRLRFAQKTGNLKVCVMRFYTNVQFTQFLNDRSFQINVLEELKILSIPEFQRQQQQLPHSDWGYVMVSLENIDWLNANVIFVALDPGAEKSFQQYTDSPLWQTLKAVKQHQVYTVSSGYWIFGNILSANAILDDLVKYLLDS
- a CDS encoding TonB-dependent siderophore receptor (similar to AA sequence:cyanobase_aa:Cyan7425_2410) yields the protein MDRKLGLWLLGLSVGFWAQITWAAELQNSQISNVHRSDRPATSVKEWMAQIEAETIKVTGVTVDRTATGLEIVLTTANNQPLSIDTAQFRTEGNSLIAEIPNAVLTLPDAPTFTVENPTEDIAVIQVRQQEANRIRINVIGNNALPEQEVTLRAGNFAYSLNPEQEEPDEEVVVTGEGQRGYRVPNSTTGSRTDTPLRDLPFSVQVVPQELLRDRQVQSVNEALRTVSGVIAGDSSQSAFESYTIRGFSTGFSGGGVLRNGLRDGTNVTNRIAIPNIERIEVLKGPAGALFSQGAPGGTVNIVTKKPLPVSQYTVEGTIGNFDTYTGSLDLTGPLNDSKTLLYRLTAGASTTGTFIDFFDRRNYLIAPVLTWQISPSTKLTLEGEYTISEQPNDRGLPARGTVLPNINGRLPRNRFIGEPDDALDKNNRYSLRVGYTLDHQLSSDWTLQNAFRATFLRTPQNSLFGSALLDDDRTLERGLFTTSDQSQDTYILDTNIVGTLRTGSITHKLLFGFDLSRDVYSGLNRQFELSPIDLFNPVYGRAQRRFIAEFPKEFISKNSLGIYLQDQIELLPNLKLLVGGRFDIISQKLNSGDISESFQQDEAFSPRVGLVYQPTDSVSLYANYSRSFLQSVGTAFDNTLFQPERGTQYEVGVKADWLNRRLSTTLAFYEITRSNVLTTDPINPNFSIQTGEQRSRGIELDIVGELSPGWKIAVGYAYTDAQITADNTFTVGNRINNVPEHAASLWTSYEVQTGSLRGLGFGLGLFYVGERQGDLDNSFQVPGYTRTDVSLFYRRENYRIGLNIENLFDVRYFESAESPLRVFYGSPFVVRGSISWTF
- a CDS encoding transcriptional regulator, AraC family (similar to AA sequence:cyanobase_aa:Cyan7425_2411) produces the protein MGSVLFDIDCEDLWQISRQQAHQADPEDASDRIAVCPSAIGEGYKRDIELRSGIDLTFHQYQLKDDLVINRLPPGENSYLEWMFILSSGFQLQNGVEMNQSQHLLAGLVSPGGTVKGLAHRPTVQVDIHLEPERLKTLIGDQPDVLPSELQRMLVRDEALPFSPVRKITPAMHLALQQMLNCPYHGAIKQMYLESKSIEVLSLWFDQVRRLDQVSSSNSPTQRSTTPQITEVERIYQAKNILVGQMDDPPSLLALARQVGLNDCTLKRGFKQVFGTTVFSYLHQCRMEQARSLLLEHRWSVTEVAHKVGYKNLCAFSTAFRKTFGVSPKAMQP
- a CDS encoding biopolymer transport protein ExbD (similar to AA sequence:cyanobase_aa:LBDG_52770), with translation MPEVNLVPMMDVIMTILTFFIIVSMTLTNFQSVDVALPSSKSGVNRERPIDPLIVGLNQQQQILLQGSPTTREQLTQTIQTYLAQNPRGTVVLKADKQLTYEEVIQVLGTLKELGGDRVSLAIE
- a CDS encoding transporter, MotA/TolQ/ExbB proton channel family protein (similar to AA sequence:cyanobase_aa:LBDG_52760), translated to MSTLFDLAAKGGPVMIPMTGLSMLTIACALERAWFWWTVLSGEDRLAHRILAAAELDLDQARSIAESHREVAIARFLYSALKLDRPEPETLRLALESASDKEFARMHKGDKLLETVIAMAPLLGLLGTVTGLIITFFNLRIGGAGSAVDTSKAALGIAEALITTAAGMIVAIVALAIFRLCVTLQAKQMDYFAEIGSELELIYRQVWYKRGSISDEI